Proteins from a genomic interval of Niabella soli DSM 19437:
- a CDS encoding phosphatase PAP2 family protein: MILAKTVGKKKVLIIVGVIIALGAMVYLKSHSLSRHSQVEKGLTQYSFWKDDNVFDSSIIYFFQQFSRKSRPFDEFLGFISGNDLLKCGIFSIVFWWLWFSDKGLKAYKQRVSVILALMGTFIALLIGRLLVIGMPFRIRPLRSEAFHLTLPYGVQLETLDGYSSFPSDHTILLCAMATSLVFISRKIGVIAFLYAFLLVILPRIYFCFHYPTDILTGAFIGITVAVLTFKSKWMQAQAQRIYKFSETKPALFYPVFFFITYQIASLFNDVRHLLSFASHLFGH; the protein is encoded by the coding sequence ATGATACTTGCCAAAACAGTTGGTAAAAAAAAGGTATTAATAATAGTAGGTGTAATAATCGCATTGGGAGCAATGGTTTATTTAAAATCCCATTCGCTCAGCAGGCACTCACAGGTAGAAAAAGGGCTCACGCAATATAGTTTTTGGAAAGACGATAATGTTTTTGATAGTTCCATTATCTATTTCTTTCAACAGTTTTCACGAAAATCCCGTCCTTTTGATGAATTTCTTGGATTTATTTCCGGCAACGACCTGCTAAAATGCGGCATATTTTCGATTGTTTTTTGGTGGCTTTGGTTTTCGGATAAAGGCCTCAAAGCCTATAAGCAAAGAGTTTCAGTTATTTTGGCGCTCATGGGTACTTTTATTGCATTACTTATAGGGCGGTTATTAGTAATTGGAATGCCTTTTCGAATACGGCCTTTGAGAAGCGAAGCATTTCATCTTACGTTACCGTATGGTGTACAGTTAGAAACGCTGGACGGCTACAGTTCTTTTCCCAGTGATCACACTATTTTGCTTTGTGCAATGGCCACCAGTCTTGTTTTTATTTCCAGGAAAATAGGGGTGATCGCGTTTCTCTATGCCTTTTTATTGGTGATCCTTCCAAGAATATACTTTTGTTTTCACTATCCAACCGATATTTTAACCGGTGCATTTATAGGAATTACTGTTGCCGTGCTCACTTTTAAGAGTAAATGGATGCAGGCGCAGGCCCAAAGGATCTATAAATTCAGCGAAACAAAACCCGCGTTGTTTTACCCTGTTTTTTTCTTCATTACCTACCAGATCGCCAGCCTATTTAATGATGTGCGGCATTTGCTGAGTTTTGCCTCACATTTGTTCGGGCATTAA
- the guaA gene encoding glutamine-hydrolyzing GMP synthase, producing MTEKILILDFGSQYTQLIARSVREANVYCEIIPYSKSFEFEGNLKGIILSGSPFSVNDPNAPVINLKGMLEKVPVLGICYGAQLSTKIYGGRVEKSSKREYGRAQMEAKRSNDALLKGVSEKSQVWMSHGDSILELPAAFEVLATTESIPVAAFKYIKAPHPLYGLQFHPEVHHSTEGKNIIHNFLVTICNCSQDWTPAHFITDTVAQLKAQIGDRKVIMALSGGVDSTVAATLIHKAIGDRLYGIFVDNGVLRKGEFEQVLETYKLLGLNIKGIDAKALFYKELKDNPDPETKRKIIGRLFIEVFQEEAHKLTDIKFLGQGTIYPDVIESVSVHGPSATIKSHHNVGGLPEKMHMELVEPLRFLFKDEVRKVGRELGIPANLIDRHPFPGPGLAIRILGEVTEEKVALLQEADDIYIKALREHDLYATVWQAGTILLPVKSVGVMGDERTYEYTVALRAVTSVDGMTADWAHLPYEFLATVSNEICNNVRGINRVVYDISSKPPATIEWE from the coding sequence ATGACCGAAAAAATCCTTATTCTTGATTTTGGATCTCAATATACACAGTTAATTGCGCGCAGTGTAAGAGAAGCCAATGTTTATTGCGAAATAATCCCATATTCTAAATCTTTTGAATTCGAGGGCAATTTAAAAGGAATCATACTATCCGGCTCTCCTTTTTCGGTAAATGACCCTAATGCCCCGGTTATTAACCTGAAAGGGATGTTGGAAAAAGTACCGGTGTTGGGAATCTGCTATGGCGCTCAGTTGTCTACCAAAATTTATGGGGGCCGGGTGGAAAAAAGCAGTAAACGGGAATATGGCCGTGCCCAGATGGAGGCAAAAAGGTCGAACGACGCGCTGCTTAAAGGCGTTTCAGAGAAAAGCCAGGTGTGGATGAGCCACGGCGATAGTATCCTGGAACTGCCCGCAGCTTTTGAGGTGCTGGCCACTACGGAAAGCATACCGGTGGCGGCTTTCAAATACATTAAAGCGCCGCATCCCCTGTACGGACTGCAGTTTCACCCCGAAGTGCATCATAGTACAGAGGGAAAGAATATTATTCATAACTTCCTGGTAACTATTTGTAATTGCAGTCAGGATTGGACACCCGCGCATTTTATTACCGATACCGTGGCGCAACTGAAAGCGCAGATCGGCGACCGTAAGGTAATTATGGCGTTGAGCGGCGGGGTCGACAGTACCGTGGCGGCAACACTGATCCACAAGGCCATCGGCGACCGGCTGTACGGTATTTTTGTGGATAACGGCGTATTGCGCAAGGGCGAATTTGAGCAGGTATTGGAAACCTATAAACTACTGGGCCTGAATATAAAAGGAATAGATGCCAAGGCGCTTTTCTATAAAGAACTGAAAGATAATCCAGACCCCGAAACCAAGCGCAAGATCATCGGCCGCTTGTTTATTGAGGTTTTCCAGGAAGAAGCCCATAAACTCACCGATATAAAGTTTTTGGGACAGGGAACGATTTATCCGGATGTTATCGAAAGTGTTTCCGTACATGGGCCTTCAGCCACCATTAAATCGCACCATAATGTAGGCGGACTACCGGAAAAGATGCATATGGAGCTGGTGGAACCGCTGCGTTTCCTCTTTAAAGATGAAGTGCGGAAAGTGGGAAGGGAACTCGGCATTCCTGCAAACCTGATCGACCGGCACCCGTTCCCCGGGCCCGGACTGGCCATCCGTATTTTGGGAGAAGTGACGGAGGAAAAGGTAGCTCTGCTGCAGGAAGCGGATGATATTTATATAAAAGCACTTCGGGAGCATGACCTGTATGCAACGGTTTGGCAGGCGGGAACGATCTTATTACCGGTGAAAAGTGTAGGGGTAATGGGAGATGAGCGCACTTATGAATATACAGTAGCGCTCCGGGCTGTAACAAGTGTGGATGGTATGACTGCCGATTGGGCGCATTTGCCTTACGAATTTTTGGCAACAGTGTCTAACGAGATTTGTAATAATGTACGGGGAATTAACCGGGTAGTATATGATATCAGCAGCAAACCACCGGCTACGATAGAATGGGAATAA
- a CDS encoding deoxynucleoside kinase: MAKSKSKPKHIAIAGNIGAGKTTLTEMLSKHYKWIPNFEDVDHNPYLMDFYEDMPRWSFNLQIYFLNSRLKQLIEIQTGTETVIQDRTIYEDANIFAPNLHEMGLMSKRDFDNYYQFFTTLKSMVNPPDLMIYLNASVPTLVGQIQKRGREYEENIRLDYLKRLNEYYNKWIAGYKEGKLLIIDVDKNNFADNSEDFGKIISKIDSQLYGLF, translated from the coding sequence ATGGCCAAGTCAAAGTCCAAACCCAAGCATATTGCCATTGCCGGTAACATTGGCGCCGGTAAAACAACGCTGACCGAGATGCTGAGCAAGCATTATAAATGGATCCCCAATTTTGAAGATGTGGACCATAATCCTTACCTGATGGACTTTTACGAGGATATGCCCCGCTGGAGCTTTAACCTGCAGATCTACTTTTTAAACAGCCGGCTAAAACAACTGATCGAAATACAAACCGGTACAGAAACCGTCATCCAGGACCGCACCATTTATGAGGATGCCAATATTTTTGCTCCCAACCTGCATGAAATGGGATTAATGAGCAAGAGAGACTTTGACAATTATTACCAGTTTTTTACTACGCTGAAATCGATGGTAAATCCACCCGATCTTATGATCTATTTGAATGCATCGGTACCAACGCTGGTGGGACAAATTCAGAAACGGGGCCGTGAGTACGAGGAAAATATCCGCCTGGATTACTTGAAGCGCCTGAACGAATATTACAACAAATGGATCGCCGGTTATAAAGAAGGCAAGCTGCTTATTATTGATGTAGATAAAAATAACTTCGCCGACAACAGCGAGGATTTCGGTAAAATCATTTCCAAAATCGATTCCCAGTTGTACGGATTATTTTGA
- a CDS encoding lipopolysaccharide biosynthesis protein: MSGIKQLAGQTIWYGLSNVLTKLIGFLLTPILTYLMTDQKGVQEYGDFSLLYAWIGVANIVYTYGLETGYFRFSSDANVSQKQLFNTTFGSYVITTLLLSGILLYYSQPISEFLGIGKLPQAIVLTVLVMVFDTLSTIPFAKLRNENRPRRYAFIKIFGVVVNIGLVVLFIYFIPKHFSDSGNALTRWVMHQNRVVLLVLANTIQSLFVFLFLYPEWKRFRFRINKTLWRTVMRYSTPMIIIGLAGMINEVMDRQMLKSFLPYSMDENMRIVAIYSANYRISIFITMFITAFRMAAEPFFFKQKNASNAKQTYARVMKWFVITLCIAYLFTGLYLHIWQGIIGRGYRSGLGIVPILLMANVFLGVYYNLSAWYKLTDKMYWGIIITAIGATITLVGNYLFIPKFEMYAGATVTMVCYGSMVVLAYLLGQKYYPIPYAWKKLVAYMVITVLLFLVNKTLVSFTHNFWLKTGCATVFMCIFLYLVGRVERKELKSLPVIGRFIG, translated from the coding sequence TTGAGCGGCATTAAACAACTGGCAGGACAAACGATTTGGTATGGGCTTAGTAACGTATTGACCAAGTTAATAGGTTTTTTGTTAACGCCTATTCTGACCTACCTGATGACGGATCAGAAAGGAGTGCAGGAATATGGTGATTTTAGCTTGCTGTACGCCTGGATCGGCGTGGCAAATATTGTTTACACCTATGGATTGGAAACCGGATACTTCCGGTTTAGCAGTGACGCCAACGTTTCTCAAAAACAATTATTCAATACAACGTTTGGCTCTTATGTAATTACAACCCTGTTATTAAGCGGTATACTGCTTTATTATAGTCAGCCGATCAGTGAATTCCTCGGCATCGGCAAGTTGCCGCAGGCAATTGTGCTTACGGTTTTAGTAATGGTGTTTGACACGCTTTCCACAATTCCCTTCGCGAAGCTGAGAAATGAAAACAGGCCCCGCCGCTATGCTTTCATAAAGATATTTGGAGTAGTGGTAAACATTGGGCTTGTTGTATTATTCATTTACTTTATACCCAAACATTTTTCTGATTCGGGTAACGCACTTACCCGTTGGGTCATGCATCAAAACCGGGTGGTGTTGCTGGTGTTGGCCAATACGATCCAGTCGCTTTTTGTCTTTTTGTTTTTATATCCGGAGTGGAAACGCTTTCGTTTCAGGATCAATAAAACGCTCTGGAGAACCGTGATGCGCTACAGCACTCCCATGATCATTATTGGTCTTGCAGGCATGATCAATGAAGTAATGGACCGTCAAATGTTGAAAAGTTTTTTACCATATTCAATGGATGAAAATATGCGGATCGTGGCAATTTATTCGGCGAACTATAGAATTTCTATTTTTATAACCATGTTTATAACGGCATTCCGCATGGCGGCCGAGCCGTTCTTTTTCAAGCAGAAAAATGCAAGCAACGCAAAGCAGACCTATGCCCGCGTGATGAAATGGTTCGTTATCACTTTATGTATCGCCTATCTTTTTACCGGTCTTTATTTACATATCTGGCAGGGTATCATTGGAAGAGGCTATCGCTCAGGACTGGGGATCGTTCCCATTTTGTTGATGGCCAACGTGTTTCTGGGTGTGTATTATAACCTGTCTGCCTGGTATAAACTTACCGATAAAATGTATTGGGGTATTATCATCACCGCAATAGGTGCCACTATTACACTTGTCGGCAACTATCTGTTCATTCCAAAATTCGAAATGTATGCTGGCGCTACTGTAACAATGGTTTGCTATGGTTCAATGGTGGTATTGGCTTATCTGTTAGGGCAAAAGTACTACCCAATCCCTTATGCCTGGAAAAAGCTGGTGGCTTATATGGTAATTACCGTGTTACTGTTCCTGGTCAACAAAACCCTGGTTTCCTTCACGCATAATTTCTGGTTAAAAACCGGGTGCGCAACGGTATTTATGTGCATATTCTTATACCTGGTAGGCCGGGTTGAAAGAAAGGAGCTGAAAAGCCTCCCCGTAATAGGAAGATTCATAGGCTAA
- a CDS encoding endonuclease/exonuclease/phosphatase family protein, which yields MKKNLLLFVSCLLVHIAGQAQQLKVASYNLRYDNSGDVGNLWKDRSAAVISLIRYHNFDIFGTQEGLKNQLDDISSHLPEYSRYGKGRDDGADAGEHSAIFYKKDKYTLLRSGDFWLSETPDQPGKGWDAKCCNRICSWVQLKENKTGKKFYFFNVHFDHEGKVAREESAKLILKKINSIAAGSNTILTGDFNGNRSSVPYKTLASGTLLKDSYTDVKYPYENNGSFNAFGKAVDRNDVIDHIFITKNGKALQWGILTDTYRGKFPSDHFPVEAVLYF from the coding sequence ATGAAAAAAAATTTACTCCTTTTTGTATCCTGTCTGCTGGTTCACATAGCCGGCCAGGCACAACAGTTGAAAGTAGCCAGCTACAATCTCCGGTATGACAATTCCGGAGACGTGGGAAATTTATGGAAAGACCGGTCGGCTGCGGTAATTAGTTTAATACGCTACCACAACTTTGATATCTTCGGCACACAGGAGGGTTTAAAAAATCAACTGGATGATATCAGCAGCCACCTGCCTGAATATTCCCGCTATGGCAAAGGCCGTGACGATGGAGCCGATGCAGGAGAACACTCTGCTATCTTTTACAAAAAAGACAAATATACATTGCTCCGGTCTGGAGATTTCTGGTTATCGGAAACTCCTGACCAACCCGGCAAAGGATGGGATGCCAAATGTTGTAACCGCATCTGCTCCTGGGTGCAGCTCAAAGAAAATAAAACCGGAAAAAAGTTTTATTTCTTTAATGTTCACTTCGATCATGAAGGGAAAGTGGCCCGGGAAGAAAGCGCCAAGCTGATCCTGAAAAAGATCAACAGCATCGCAGCGGGAAGCAATACCATCCTCACCGGAGATTTTAATGGCAACCGCAGTTCTGTTCCTTACAAGACATTGGCGAGCGGAACGCTGCTAAAAGACAGTTATACAGATGTAAAATATCCTTATGAAAATAACGGATCATTTAATGCTTTTGGCAAAGCAGTTGACCGTAACGATGTCATTGACCATATTTTCATAACTAAAAACGGAAAAGCTTTGCAATGGGGGATCTTAACGGATACTTATCGGGGGAAATTCCCGTCGGATCACTTTCCGGTGGAGGCTGTTCTCTATTTTTAA
- the trpS gene encoding tryptophan--tRNA ligase — protein MNKKSDIVLSGVRPTGTLHLGNYFGALRNYVKMQEEYNCYFFIADLHSLTTHPDTKELKEHVLSVTAYYLAAGLDPDKSVLYCQSDLPQTTELYLYLNMLAYKGELEKTTTFKDKVKLQPENVNAGLLTYPVLMAADILIHRAKYVPVGKDQEQHLEMTRTFGNRFNHRYGEVFPEPKAFNYGNELLKVPSLDGAGKMSKSENQYATIYLSDDDDSIRKKIMKAKTDSGPTEPNSVKPDYIVNIFDLMRLVSAPAVIEKYEAAFNACTIRYGDLKKQLAEDMVNFISPIRQKAKDIRDNESALNIILKVGAQKAAENAQKTMQLVRSAMGLKYF, from the coding sequence ATGAATAAGAAAAGTGATATTGTTTTAAGTGGTGTACGGCCAACCGGGACCCTGCATCTCGGTAATTATTTTGGAGCACTGAGGAATTATGTAAAAATGCAGGAAGAATACAATTGTTACTTTTTTATTGCCGACCTGCATTCGCTTACCACGCATCCTGATACCAAAGAATTAAAAGAACATGTGCTTTCCGTTACAGCTTATTACCTGGCTGCAGGGCTGGATCCGGATAAAAGCGTGCTATATTGCCAGAGCGATCTGCCGCAGACCACCGAACTATATTTATATCTGAATATGCTGGCCTACAAAGGTGAGCTGGAAAAAACCACTACGTTTAAAGATAAAGTAAAGCTGCAACCGGAAAATGTAAATGCGGGTTTGCTTACCTACCCGGTGCTGATGGCTGCGGATATCCTGATTCACCGGGCTAAATATGTTCCCGTAGGCAAGGATCAGGAACAGCACCTGGAAATGACGCGTACTTTCGGAAACCGGTTCAACCACCGTTACGGCGAAGTATTCCCTGAGCCCAAAGCCTTTAATTATGGCAATGAACTGCTTAAAGTGCCCAGCCTGGACGGCGCTGGTAAAATGAGCAAAAGTGAGAACCAATATGCGACGATTTATTTGTCGGACGACGACGATAGCATCCGTAAAAAAATAATGAAGGCCAAAACCGACTCCGGCCCCACTGAACCGAATTCGGTAAAACCTGACTATATCGTAAATATTTTTGACCTGATGCGCCTGGTAAGCGCGCCGGCGGTTATTGAAAAATACGAGGCAGCTTTTAATGCCTGCACGATCCGCTACGGCGACCTGAAAAAGCAACTGGCAGAAGATATGGTAAATTTCATCAGCCCCATCCGTCAAAAAGCCAAAGATATACGAGACAACGAAAGCGCATTGAATATTATTTTAAAAGTAGGCGCCCAGAAGGCTGCAGAAAATGCTCAAAAAACCATGCAGTTGGTAAGAAGCGCGATGGGCCTGAAATACTTTTAA
- a CDS encoding head GIN domain-containing protein, whose amino-acid sequence MKKLFFAAFALIIGISSCNIDDGQRVRGNGQVHSKTFDLSGFDRLDINLPAAVIVKQDSSFGIKIETDDNLLSHLMVNTENHTLKIEEKVNFNLRASRGIKIYISMPVVKQITLSSAASLKTENKIEQNEPVGLDINEASSATIALKTPEVNIKVSEASTLVVSGETRDVKGQVNEASTLRAYDLKAENTNIEANEASTANVFASVQLTAQANEASSISYMGNPQVNSNSSSAGSVKKAD is encoded by the coding sequence ATGAAGAAATTATTTTTTGCCGCTTTTGCTTTAATTATCGGGATCAGTTCCTGCAATATCGACGACGGGCAGCGGGTGCGGGGCAACGGGCAGGTCCATTCCAAAACGTTTGATCTGAGCGGGTTTGACCGGCTGGATATTAACCTTCCTGCCGCTGTAATAGTAAAGCAGGACTCTTCCTTTGGGATAAAGATAGAAACAGACGACAACCTGCTTTCGCATCTTATGGTCAACACCGAGAATCACACACTGAAGATAGAAGAAAAGGTCAATTTTAACCTGAGAGCCAGCAGGGGTATTAAGATCTATATTTCGATGCCGGTTGTAAAACAAATCACACTTTCCAGTGCTGCGTCGCTAAAAACTGAAAATAAAATCGAACAAAATGAACCGGTTGGGTTAGATATAAATGAAGCGTCCAGTGCAACCATTGCTCTTAAAACACCGGAAGTGAATATAAAGGTAAGCGAGGCCTCTACCCTGGTGGTTTCCGGGGAAACACGCGATGTTAAGGGGCAGGTTAACGAGGCCAGCACCCTTAGAGCATATGATCTTAAAGCAGAAAACACCAATATAGAAGCTAATGAAGCCAGCACGGCCAATGTATTTGCGAGCGTGCAGCTCACCGCACAGGCCAATGAAGCTTCCAGTATCAGTTATATGGGCAATCCACAGGTAAATTCAAATTCCAGTTCTGCGGGGAGTGTGAAGAAAGCGGACTAG
- a CDS encoding RagB/SusD family nutrient uptake outer membrane protein: MKRLIIICLVLSAGVLLNSCSKNWVDTKPNGTPSAAYQWDGVDMVTKSVAALYIPFSYESTWGRDLFYMQNASDDLIVGRAKASAENIKNFICTGDEGYLAQGWNDLYFMLNKANQAIAGLPAATNISEDLRKRSLGEAYFIRGFAHFWIAYLWGSKTQGVPYDGVENKEFGTRVPPQLPSVTDNYAIIASDFQKAADMLPLFSTYSDADKGRAHKAAALGYLVKTYAYWAQYDNSKWALIPDLCDKIKNDCGRSLITGQATPADNYKSVFKIANNWSSEYIWSVNSGTQGGSEFMGVVLENKGWGLYNGWGYFQPTEELYDEYEANDPRREATILKFGDSFTYFGLSKKYYSTNSLSGFQINKYMEPYSYGTNGDSKTNLYINQNGDYPTTSLNLPLMRYAEILLFKAEALIQLGRNADAAAPLNEVRARVGLAPKTSPTMDDLKHERRCELACEWTDRCMDLKRWNDVAKINAPLHGRNYANKTDPASSFTIQQVWAARNYTAAKAAWPIAANVLSNSNGAYKQTPGW; this comes from the coding sequence ATGAAGCGTTTAATAATTATTTGTCTTGTTTTATCAGCCGGGGTGTTGTTGAACTCCTGTTCAAAAAACTGGGTAGACACAAAGCCGAATGGCACTCCCAGCGCGGCCTATCAATGGGATGGGGTGGATATGGTTACAAAGTCCGTGGCCGCATTGTATATTCCTTTTTCTTATGAAAGCACCTGGGGCAGGGACCTTTTCTATATGCAAAATGCCAGCGATGATTTAATTGTGGGTAGAGCAAAGGCGAGTGCAGAGAATATAAAAAATTTCATCTGCACCGGTGACGAAGGGTATTTGGCTCAGGGCTGGAATGATCTGTATTTTATGCTCAATAAGGCCAACCAGGCGATAGCCGGCTTGCCTGCAGCAACTAATATTTCCGAGGATTTAAGAAAGCGTAGCCTTGGTGAAGCTTATTTCATCAGGGGATTCGCGCACTTCTGGATCGCTTATCTATGGGGAAGTAAAACGCAGGGCGTGCCCTATGATGGCGTGGAAAACAAAGAGTTTGGTACCCGGGTGCCTCCGCAGCTTCCTTCGGTGACCGACAATTACGCCATTATTGCCAGCGATTTTCAGAAGGCCGCAGACATGCTTCCCTTATTCAGCACATATAGCGATGCCGATAAAGGCCGTGCCCATAAGGCTGCCGCCCTCGGATACCTGGTGAAAACCTACGCCTATTGGGCACAATACGATAATAGCAAATGGGCGCTGATCCCCGATTTATGCGATAAGATCAAAAACGACTGCGGCCGGTCGTTAATCACAGGACAGGCAACACCTGCTGATAATTACAAATCTGTTTTTAAAATTGCCAATAACTGGAGCAGCGAATACATCTGGTCTGTAAATTCCGGCACCCAGGGTGGCTCGGAGTTTATGGGTGTGGTATTGGAGAATAAGGGATGGGGCCTGTATAATGGCTGGGGATATTTTCAACCCACCGAAGAATTGTACGACGAATATGAAGCAAATGATCCCCGCCGTGAGGCCACTATTTTAAAGTTTGGCGATTCGTTTACGTATTTTGGGCTCAGTAAAAAATACTATTCTACCAATAGCCTTTCAGGCTTTCAGATCAATAAATATATGGAGCCCTACAGTTACGGTACAAATGGGGATTCTAAAACAAATCTTTACATCAATCAGAATGGTGACTATCCCACTACTTCGCTCAATTTGCCTTTAATGCGTTATGCAGAGATCCTGCTGTTTAAGGCCGAAGCGCTGATACAACTGGGCAGGAATGCGGATGCCGCCGCTCCCTTGAATGAAGTGCGTGCACGGGTGGGGCTGGCTCCCAAAACAAGCCCTACAATGGATGATCTGAAACACGAGCGCCGTTGCGAATTAGCCTGTGAATGGACCGATCGTTGCATGGATCTGAAACGCTGGAATGATGTTGCGAAGATCAATGCGCCATTGCATGGCAGGAATTATGCAAATAAAACGGATCCCGCTTCTTCGTTTACTATTCAGCAGGTATGGGCGGCACGCAATTATACCGCTGCAAAAGCGGCATGGCCTATTGCAGCCAATGTACTTTCCAATAGTAACGGGGCCTATAAACAAACGCCGGGATGGTAA
- a CDS encoding ABC transporter substrate-binding protein yields MKKIFLCVLLMISCLAPIIAQVNTTVATRHKIAVFTPLYLDDAFSANGVYKYDPKSFPKAAIPGLEFYHGVSMAVDSLNALNIPLDLYIYDSKSATQSIESQFNKAAADGVELIIANCSLADIEKLAKLAVSKKITLLNAAVPNDVNARNNPYFVVLNPTLPTQGEQIYAYLKKNYPNQQIIYLTRPGASENYLKSVFETLNKADRSTAMHIKFVEVKDTLSPAQVAANLVKGKAALFVIGSLDNVYADKLLTQLSQLQKTYSSITVMGMPTWDNLTFSKYKGVELIYSTPFYNARTDAASRNINSYYSAKMFARPSDLVFRGFGLMYRFGRLLNLFGANIPAIMQSKQFSVFYNYDIQPVSRENKIDYYENKKLYFLTYLNGSLKSIK; encoded by the coding sequence ATGAAGAAGATTTTTTTATGCGTACTCCTTATGATAAGCTGCCTGGCACCTATAATAGCCCAGGTAAACACCACTGTTGCAACCCGTCATAAAATTGCTGTTTTTACCCCTTTGTATCTTGATGATGCGTTTAGCGCCAATGGCGTTTATAAGTATGACCCCAAATCCTTTCCGAAAGCCGCTATCCCCGGGTTAGAATTTTATCATGGCGTTTCTATGGCTGTTGATTCTCTAAATGCCCTGAATATTCCGCTGGATCTTTATATTTATGATTCCAAGTCGGCAACCCAATCAATTGAGAGCCAGTTTAATAAGGCAGCAGCAGATGGGGTGGAATTGATAATAGCCAACTGTTCGCTGGCGGATATTGAAAAGCTGGCAAAGCTGGCGGTATCAAAAAAAATCACCTTACTTAATGCGGCTGTTCCCAATGATGTCAATGCAAGGAACAATCCCTACTTTGTGGTATTGAATCCTACCTTACCCACACAGGGCGAGCAGATTTATGCGTATCTTAAAAAGAATTACCCTAATCAGCAGATCATATATCTCACCCGTCCCGGGGCATCGGAAAATTACCTGAAATCTGTTTTCGAGACCTTGAATAAAGCCGACAGGAGCACAGCAATGCATATAAAATTTGTTGAGGTAAAAGACACATTGTCTCCCGCGCAGGTTGCAGCAAACCTGGTTAAGGGAAAAGCTGCGTTATTCGTCATTGGCTCCCTGGATAATGTCTATGCAGATAAGCTCTTAACGCAGTTGTCACAGCTTCAGAAAACCTATTCATCGATAACCGTTATGGGAATGCCTACCTGGGATAATCTCACTTTTTCTAAGTATAAGGGAGTAGAGCTTATTTATAGCACTCCTTTTTATAATGCCAGAACTGACGCCGCCAGCCGGAATATCAATTCCTATTACAGTGCCAAAATGTTTGCCCGGCCGTCGGATTTAGTGTTCCGGGGATTTGGCCTGATGTATCGTTTTGGGCGTTTGCTGAACCTCTTTGGAGCTAATATTCCTGCTATTATGCAAAGTAAACAGTTCAGTGTGTTTTATAATTATGATATTCAGCCGGTAAGCAGGGAAAATAAGATCGACTATTACGAAAATAAAAAACTATACTTTCTTACTTACCTCAACGGGAGTTTGAAAAGTATAAAATAG